The Mastacembelus armatus chromosome 20, fMasArm1.2, whole genome shotgun sequence DNA segment AGGCTTGTCAGTGCACTGTTTGCAGAGGCTGGAGGTGGCGTTGTTGAATAGGGCACATTTATCGGGGCAGGAGGATGCAGCTACCCCGGTCGAGAAGGGATATCCAGGCGGCTGTTCGTACGCGCCTAGACCGGGAGCTGCGAGGGCAGTGGTGGCCGGTATCGAGGCAGCGGAGATGGCTTGGCCCTGGTTGAGATACGCCACTAGcctcctcatctcctccagTGCCTGAGCCTGCATCAGGATGTAGTTTTTGGCGAGCAGCAAAGTGGCAATTTTGGAGAGTTTCCGCACTGACGGGCTGTGCGCGTACGGGATGACCGCCCTAAGCTCATCCAGCGCGTCGTTCAGATCGTGCATCCGTCGTCTTTCTCTGGCATTGATGTTTAACCTCAGTAATTTCTGTTCTTTGGTTTTCTTACCTCCTTCTCCTTTCCCCGCGGCCACCGTCCGCCCGTCTGTTAGAAGCACCATGTCACACCTGTCGTCACTGTCATCGTCGGGACTCTGCTCTCCGCCGCTGCTCTCCGCCGCCGAGGTCCTGTTGGCGCTCTCCCCGTATTTGACACACAAAGATCCGGTCGGCAGACCCAGCGGTGCCCCTCGACCTCCGGCCAGTCCACCCGGCTGAATCGGGTCTGGATCTGTCTGGTCAAAGCAGCTGATCGGTGACTGGTGGTCTCTGGCTGGTAGTTCAATGCCGGCCGTTGACCTGAAAGGGTCCATTTTCTTAGTGGACACGGCGCTGAGAGTTTTATGAAAAATGTCGCCTGCGCTGCCGTTCAAGTTCATCCTCCGGTCCATAGCCTCGTGGGTTCCGCGTTAGTGCAGACTATGGTCTCTGCTTCAAACTCTTGACGCGTCTCAGTGAGTTCCTTCTTATGTTTGTCCTTTCCAAGTTCACTTATTACCGGTGAAGTTGCGGGTTCGCTCGACTTGTCAGCTGATGTGTGGAGACGAGGACGGGACTCTTGTAATAAATGCTGCTCTGCTCCTGCCTCTCTCTACCTCCCTCtctcacattctctctctcGCTTTGATTCACCTTCTCCGGATCTCCACGACGATCCTCGTTACGCACAAGACGCCTGCGTCTTTTTACATCATTATCTCGAGGCTAGTTATTAAGAAGGATTCGCCTATTGGGACAGATACACACGCTCCTCTCTCTATCCAATCAACTTACCGCTGGAATTAAAGGCGTTTTACgctgtacccccccccccccccccccccccccccccgtttataaaagtgtttttaaaacgCTCTGATTATCAAAGTAATTTATTGATATGACGTTCAATCTGTGTTTGAAGTGAAAAGCTGCAAATCAGAGTTTGGTCAGTTccttattttgtaattttgtggctgtttatttcatgtttcttcATTCTTTTGGCACTGAGTTTTACCTCCCCAAACCACCTGAATTCAGTAAAAATGACCAGCCTGACTATTTTCAGACCTAACATGAGACCTGTCTTGGGTTGCACTGAtgatgtattgtttttaaatcacgTCTAGGCAAtacattttactttactttgacTTTTTCCAAGTCAAATGTTCCCCCAACATGTACATGAATGTCTTTGCTTCCCTGTTTCCCCATCCCTTTGCCATATTTACTTGTACTCATACTGCCATCTACTGGCGTGTACGGTCTAGTACAGCACTAATGAAGAGACAACCTTCATCAGCTTTCTCAGTTCCACCCTTAGCACAGCATCATTATAAAACCCATGTAgagcaaaaaaaggaaaaaaatagttTAGTCAAAACCTTAAGGTTTCCAATAATGCGCTGTGCCATTAACCATTACAAGGgggaatgtaaaaaaaaatatataaatcttACAAAAGAAATGTATAATTTCTTCTAACCTGAGGATGAAACCTGAGTTCTCTGGCTCAGAAAGTATCCAGACTGTTAAAGTCTTTCTGAAGTGAATTTAAACTGATAAAACTGCCTATTTATTCATCCTATAATTAATACTGCACAGCGACAAAGTAGGAAAAATTGTTTTAGCAAATTTATTGAGTTTAAAACATACAATTACAAAAGTATTCAAACCCCTAACTCAGTACACTTTTGAATGCTCTTTGACAACAACAATTACAACCTTGTGTCTCCCTGGGTGAGTCTCTATAAGCCTTGCGTGCCTGGATTTGAGCAGTTTAGCCCATTGTTCCTGGGAGACCCTCTCAAACTGTCAGATTGGATGGGAAGTGTCTGTGAAGGGTTAAGGTCTGGGGCTTGCTGGACTACTCCAGGTCAGACGTGTCCCGAAGCACCACCCTGTTCTCAGGTCACTGCAT contains these protein-coding regions:
- the bhlhe22 gene encoding class E basic helix-loop-helix protein 22: MDRRMNLNGSAGDIFHKTLSAVSTKKMDPFRSTAGIELPARDHQSPISCFDQTDPDPIQPGGLAGGRGAPLGLPTGSLCVKYGESANRTSAAESSGGEQSPDDDSDDRCDMVLLTDGRTVAAGKGEGGKKTKEQKLLRLNINARERRRMHDLNDALDELRAVIPYAHSPSVRKLSKIATLLLAKNYILMQAQALEEMRRLVAYLNQGQAISAASIPATTALAAPGLGAYEQPPGYPFSTGVAASSCPDKCALFNNATSSLCKQCTDKP